A single Bufo bufo chromosome 6, aBufBuf1.1, whole genome shotgun sequence DNA region contains:
- the LOC121003991 gene encoding asialoglycoprotein receptor 1-like: protein MMGADLLVIKNQDQQEFIRRDLRQRREDSYWIGLHHDGDGWRWVDGEHYNSSLFKMTAESSEGCVLTKSGQYYQDSCHHTYGWICIKKTLKIDLS from the exons ATGATGGGAGCTGATCTACTGGTCATAAAGAACCAGGACCAGCAG GAGTTTATACGGAGAGATCTTAGACAGCGGAGAGAGGACTCATACTGGATAGGACTTCACCATGATGGAGACGGCTGGAGATGGGTGGATGGAGAACATTATAACAGCAGCTT GTTCAAGATGACGGCGGAATCATCCGAAGGCTGCGTATTGACTAAATCTGGACAATATTATCAGGACAGCTGCCATCATACATATGGATGGATATGCATAAAGAAAACTCTGAAGATCGACCTAAGCTGA